In the Topomyia yanbarensis strain Yona2022 chromosome 3, ASM3024719v1, whole genome shotgun sequence genome, one interval contains:
- the LOC131688992 gene encoding uncharacterized protein K02A2.6-like: MIESAAPYNQVQAIQKFGGKRLGERDRESPQLSSSATGRKPSYPCWLCGALHFVRDCSYDNHKCSDCGQVGHREGYCDSAKSRKPGSRRKKRDISAKVVVVDVCSVDQRRRFVSVALSGTDIRLQLDTASDITVISRESWQKLGSPALLPATVKAKTASGNILSLDGEFECDVTIGESTRRDLIRVTEKQLHLLGSDLVESFNLWSVPMDTFCCHVSGSPAAPAALQSIFPNVFTDQLGLCSKTKVKLELKKSVRPVFCPKRPVAYAMYDAVDQELDRLENLNIITPVEYSEWAAPIVVVRKANGSILICGDYSTGLNAALQPNQYPLPLPDDIFTKLTNCKVFSQFDLSDAFLQVEVDEQYRKLLTINTHRGLYSYNRLPPGVKIAPGAFQQLIDTMLAGLQCTCGYLDDVIVGGKTEEDHDRNLRAVLKRIQDFGFTIRVDKCTFRKQQVQYVGHIVDSRGLRPDPAKIEVISKLPPPTDISGVRSFLGAINYYGKFVPNMCKLRYPLDNLLKDDAKFQWTDECQRAFEHFKQILSSDLLLTHYGPKREIIVSADASSVGLGATISHKFPDGTIKVVQHASRALTKAEQGYSQPDREGLAIVFAVTKFHKMLFGRHFRLKTDHQPLLRIFGSKKGIPVYTANCLQRFALNLLLYDFDIEYVPTHKFGDADLLSRLINQHVKPDEDYIIASINLEEDLRSVVSHTVKVLPLNFRAVAQSTQADPLLRKVNHHIQHSWPQSEHSESDIQRFQARQESLSVVDACIMFAERLVISSLHRKRCLEQLHCGHPGMQRMKALARSYVYWPSLDADIVNFVKACQHCAAVARSPPHSSPVPWPKQIAPWQRVHVDYAGPIEGEYYLIAVDSFSKWPEIIQTSRITSAATISILGRLFARLGMPVTLVSDNGTQFTSAEFADFCASNGIEHLTTAPFHPQSNGQAERFFDTFKRAVTKIREGRGSIQQAIDIFLLTYRSTPNRALPDQKSPSEVMFGRKIRTCLELLRPPTVRTPVAPSDDHTKPRFFSRNDSVYAKLYGRNGWKWAPGTIIEKIGDVMYNVWVDDRRMLRSHINQLRSRLAVDSIPKQPVNQATSRQYSLPLDILLGAWNLPNQSSGTPAPSLVASGSELSPVSSPEHTLLGSAPALASSTPQQEVSAFPSTSSTSTTSTSTEFESAIEVESVVNLPRRSSRTRRPPNRFNPYHLY; this comes from the coding sequence ATGATAGAGTCTGCGGCACCATACAACCAAGTGCAAGCGATACAGAAGTTTGGTGGGAAGCGATTAGGCGAGCGTGACCGAGAGTCACCACAACTGTCTTCGAGTGCTACCGGAAGGAAGCCAAGTTATCCTTGTTGGCTTTGCGGTGCATTACATTTTGTCCGAGACTGTAGTTACGACAACCATAAGTGCTCCGATTGCGGCCAAGTCGGACATCGTGAAGGATACTGCGACAGTGCAAAGTCTCGGAAACCTGGAAGTAGACGTAAGAAGCGAGACATCTCAGCCAAAGTGGTGGTGGTCGACGTATGTAGCGTGGATCAGCGACGCAGATTTGTATCTGTTGCCCTATCTGGAACGGATATTCGACTGCAACTTGACACTGCATCGGACATCACCGTCATCAGCAGGGAGAGTTGGCAGAAACTCGGTAGTCCTGCGCTTTTACCAGCAACAGTCAAAGCGAAGACAGCATCTGGTAACATTTTGTCACTCGATGGGGAATTCGAGTGTGACGTCACAATCGGAGAAAGTACACGACGTGATCTGATCCGTGTTACCGAGAAACAACTACATCTGCTCGGCTCCGATTTGGTCGAGAGTTTCAACCTTTGGTCCGTGCCCATGGACACCTTCTGTTGTCACGTGTCAGGCTCTCCTGCGGCACCCGCTGCACTACAGTCGATTTTCCCAAACGTGTTCACCGATCAGCTCGgtttgtgcagcaaaactaaAGTGAAGTTGGAACTGAAAAAAAGTGTTCGACCCGTCTTCTGCCCTAAGCGCCCGGTTGCGTACGCGATGTATGATGCCGTTGACCAGGAACTCGATCGACTGGAAAATTTGAATATCATCACCCCAGTCGAATATTCGGAGTGGGCTGCTCCGATCGTTGTCGTCCGTAAAGCCAATGGATCCATTCTAATTTGTGGAGACTATTCCACGGGGCTTAATGCTGCGCTCCAACCAAATCAGTATCCACTTCCCCTACCGGACGATATCTTCACCAAGCTGACTAACTGTAAGGTGTTCAGCCAGTTCGATTTGTCCGACGCTTTCTTGCAGGTGGAAGTCGACGAACAGTACCGTAAGTTGCTAACCATCAATACGCATCGTGGCCTCTACTCCTACAACCGCCTCCCGCCGGGTGTGAAGATCGCACCAGGTGCCTTCCAGCAGCTCATCGATACAATGCTAGCCGGCCTGCAGTGCACGTGTGGCTACCTCGATGACGTCATCGTCGGCGGAAAAACTGAAGAAGACCACGATCGCAATTTGCGGGCTGTTCTAAAACGAATTCAGGATTTCGGGTTCACCATTCGAGTCGATAAATGCACCTTCCGCAAGCAGCAAGTGCAGTACGTGGGTCATATTGTCGACAGTCGCGGACTACGTCCAGATCCTGCCAAAATCGAAGTGATATCCAAGCTGCCGCCTCCAACCGATATATCCGGTGTACGATCATTTTTGGGGGCTATCAACTACTACGGCAAGTTTGTTCCCAATATGTGCAAGTTACGATATCCGCTGGACAACCTTCTCAAGGACGATGCGAAGTTCCAGTGGACTGATGAGTGCCAGAGAGCGTTCGAGCACTTCAAACAAATACTCTCCTCGGATCTACTTCTCACACATTATGGTCCGAAGCGGGAGATCATTGTCTCTGCCGACGCTTCTTCCGTTGGGCTCGGGGCAACGATTAGCCACAAGTTCCCCGACGGCACAATCAAAGTCGTCCAACATGCTTCCAGAGCACTCACAAAAGCTGAACAAGGCTACAGCCAACCGGATCGTGAAGGTTTAGCTATCGTCTTCGCCgtcacaaagtttcacaaaATGCTCTTCGGACGGCACTTTCGTTTGAAAACCGACCACCAGCCTCTGCTCCGTATCTTTGGTTCTAAAAAGGGAATACCGGTCTACACAGCCAACTGCCTCCAACGATTTGCGCTCAATCTACTGCTCTACGATTTTGACATCGAGTACGTGCCCACCCACAAGTTCGGTGACGCAGACTTACTCTCGAGGTTGATCAACCAGCACGTCAAACCCGATGAGGACTATATCATCGCTAGCATCAACCTGGAAGAGGACCTCAGGTCGGTAGTATCTCATACAGTTAAAGTTTTGCCTCTCAATTTCAGAGCCGTCGCACAAAGCACCCAAGCAGACCCACTGCTCCGAAAAGTCAACCATCACATTCAGCACAGTTGGCCGCAATCTGAACATTCAGAATCCGACATCCAGCGATTCCAAGCCAGACAGGAATCACTCTCCGTGGTAGATGCGTGCATCATGTTTGCCGAACGGCTCGTCATCTCGTCGCTCCATCGCAAGCGATGCCTCGAACAGCTCCATTGTGGCCATCCTGGTATGCAGCGTATGAAGGCCCTCGCTCGAAGCTACGTGTATTGGCCCAGTTTGGATGCTGACATCGTCAACTTCGTCAAGGCATGCCAACACTGTGCGGCCGTAGCCAGGTCACCTCCTCACTCTTCACCGGTGCCGTGGCCCAAGCAGATCGCTCCGTGGCAGCGCGTCCACGTGGATTATGCTGGTCCAATCGAAGGCGAATATTACCTGATCGCCGTCGACTCCTTCTCCAAGTGGCCAGAAATCATCCAAACGTCCCGTATAACCTCGGCGGCAACCATCAGCATTCTCGGTAGGTTGTTTGCTCGGTTGGGTATGCCTGTTACACTAGTCAGCGACAACGGAACCCAATTCACGAGCGCTGAATTCGCAGATTTCTGCGCCTCAAACGGCATCGAACACCTCACAACTGCTCCGTTTCATCCACAATCAAATGGCCAAGCTGAACGATTTTTTGACACGTTCAAAAGGGCTGTTACAAAAATTCGAGAGGGGAGAGGATCGATACAGCAAGCGATAGACATATTCCTGTTAACGTACCGAAGTACACCCAACCGGGCACTGCCAGACCAAAAGTCGCCGTCCGAGGTCATGTTTGGTCGCAAAATACGCACCTGTCTCGAGCTGCTACGTCCCCCAACGGTACGAACTCCAGTGGCACCGTCAGACGACCACACAAAACCGAGGTTCTTCAGCCGGAACGATTCGGTTTACGCTAAGCTTTATGGCCGTAACGGTTGGAAGTGGGCTCCTGGAACAATAATCGAAAAAATAGGAGACGTGATGTATAACGTATGGGTCGATGATCGCCGAATGCTGCGTTCCCATATCAACCAACTCCGGAGTCGCCTAGCTGTTGACTCGATACCAAAGCAACCTGTCAATCAAGCCACCTCTCGTCAGTATTCGTTACCGCTCGACATCCTGTTGGGTGCCTGGAATCTACCAAATCAATCTTCTGGCACGCCAGCACCGTCCCTTGTTGCGAGCGGATCTGAATtatcacctgtctccagtcccGAGCATACCTTGCTAGGTTCAGCGCCGGCGCTTGCGTCGTCTACACCACAGCAGGAAGTCTCGGCTTTCCCATCAACGTCATCGACATCAACAACATCAACATCAACCGAATTCGAATCCGCCATCGAAGTCGAATCCGTGGTAAATCTACCTAGACGTTCTTCACGAACCCGAAGACCGCCGAATAGGTTTAATCCGTATCACCTTTATTAA